The nucleotide window ACAAGCAATCGATCACGTTCGAGGAGGTGTACGATCTGACTGCCTTGCGGATCGTGACGGACACAAAGATGAATTGCTACGCCTTGCTTGGGGTGATCCATTCCTTGTGGAGACCGGTCCCAGGACGTTTCAAAGACTATATCGCGATTCCAAAGTCAAACCTCTATCAATCGCTCCACACGACAGTGGTAGGGCCGAAAGGCGAGCATGTCGAATTTCAAATCCGGACGGAAGACATGCATCGTGTCGCAGAGTACGGAATCGCCGCGCATTGGAAGTATAAAGAGCAGGGACGTGTCGGGGATCGGGACAGCAAAGCCTTTGGCTGGCTCCATCAGTTCGTCGAATGGCATCAAGATTTGCCGGACAACCGCCAGTTCATGGATTCAGTGAAACTCGATCTCTTTCACGACGTGGTGTACGTGTTTACGCCAAAAGGTATTGTCAAAGAGCTGCCAAAAGGGTCAACTCCCGTCGATTTTGCCTACGCGATCCATACTGAAGTGGGTGATCATTGCGTTGGAGCCAAGGTAAACGGGAAAATCGTCCCGCTCAAGCATCAATTGACCAGTGGCGATACGGTCGAAATCCTCACCTCCGCGACTCAAACGCCTCACAAGGATTGGCTGAAATTTGTCCGCACCTCAAGAGCCAAGACCAAAATCAAACACTGGATCAAAATCGAAGAACAAAAGCGAAGTATCGAGATCGGTCGCCGGCTGTTGGAGTCCGAATTCCGCCGTCATGGGATGGCGCCGGCCCAAATGTTGAAGTCCGACGAATTACTCGATGCGGCTCGTGAATCCGGGTTTGAGACGATCGATGAATTGACGGCTGCAGTAGGGTTCGGTCGGGTGGCGACGGCTCAGGTTATTGAAAAACTGAAAGGACTGGAAACAGGCGAAGCGAAGACGGGGCCGGAACGGCCAGCCGTTCCCAAACGGGTTGCCGGCAAAGCCGATGAGAAAGGGGTCAAGGTCAAGGGCGCGCGGGATCTGTTGATGCAACTGTCTCGCTGCTGTAATCCGGTTCCTGGCGACCGCATCCTGGGATACATCACGCGTGGCCGCGGGCTCACCATCCATACGGTTGATTGTCCCAATCTGGAGGCGTTGGATTATGATCGTGATCGACTTGTGGAGGTTGAGTGGGATGCCTCAACGCCCAGCACTCATGCCGTGAAAGTG belongs to Nitrospiraceae bacterium and includes:
- a CDS encoding bifunctional (p)ppGpp synthetase/guanosine-3',5'-bis(diphosphate) 3'-pyrophosphohydrolase, producing MPYETVMDLDQLLDRVKSYHAEADLGLVRRAYEFSAKAHEGQRRRSGEPYLQHPIAVAGVLTSLKTDVTAIVAGLLHDTLEDTLATPDELEKEFGKDVVHLVDGVTKIGKITFRNYEEKQAENFRKMVLSMADDIRVVLIKLADRLHNMRTLEHLSKVKRQEIAQETLEIYAPLANRLGIGWIKNELEDLCLKHLKPDVYETLRVRVAKRDEDRQQYIQEVIQLVNKAMQENGLPGEVYGRPKHLYGIYQKMNKQSITFEEVYDLTALRIVTDTKMNCYALLGVIHSLWRPVPGRFKDYIAIPKSNLYQSLHTTVVGPKGEHVEFQIRTEDMHRVAEYGIAAHWKYKEQGRVGDRDSKAFGWLHQFVEWHQDLPDNRQFMDSVKLDLFHDVVYVFTPKGIVKELPKGSTPVDFAYAIHTEVGDHCVGAKVNGKIVPLKHQLTSGDTVEILTSATQTPHKDWLKFVRTSRAKTKIKHWIKIEEQKRSIEIGRRLLESEFRRHGMAPAQMLKSDELLDAARESGFETIDELTAAVGFGRVATAQVIEKLKGLETGEAKTGPERPAVPKRVAGKADEKGVKVKGARDLLMQLSRCCNPVPGDRILGYITRGRGLTIHTVDCPNLEALDYDRDRLVEVEWDASTPSTHAVKVSVMAVDKTGVLANVSSAIAECHANISRAEITTREDRKAVLDFIVEVSDTHHLEQVLKAVERVDGVITARRIRAWQERP